A genomic region of Numenius arquata chromosome 21, bNumArq3.hap1.1, whole genome shotgun sequence contains the following coding sequences:
- the LOC141474110 gene encoding elongin-A-like, whose amino-acid sequence MFSKIIYNESALIYAYFSQPVGPLSATREPGSLGTRPGSTQPQPLLAPPLGEFPLEADVTHSPSRSPQQGRALKSRCLAVPGSLLSAAASAQRPVTQETAVGKTVTGSRKQEPIADFEANLQAAWQKLERLCQEAQRKNKHAEKEKRWDSERGKVEKAKLSLENSTEEWQKGNSESGLSKRIKERGISGSSPSSQRKRKYSDAEKKSMGFSSISEEDEEKEVFEPPTMSFEEYLTYDQPQKKKKKKVVKASASAGEEDQWHSAHLLCHPSLDSSCASHQSPSRKRTHEKREEQEPPEAPKPKRILLDVDIKLPDIPLLPIQASCSPLPAAESVTCSQKKRRAVYSAAEETEGTFTGRRLHSKTPVYSGPKSARVPKPPSQPSVPVLSNNTDSICEAGGVPVLEPVLERGLPEQLCGTEERHHVLIKETHQLWRNRCLQDFKNEAPKESESWREMYLRLHKAREQRLLTLAQKIGSAQANKGRAAKTLLLDSPPKAPRDVRRRQEKFGTGGALLPEKTKTKPLLCASRESHPRVSEEPSHDGPSTSSGRSVPSLGGTTFSSWAPEPKKPPVKKIAPLMAKSMRDLKKRFSRS is encoded by the exons ATGTTTTCTAAGATCATCTATAATGAATCTGCCCTCATCTATGCATATTTCAGCCAG CCGGTGGGACCTCTGAGCGCTACCAGAGAGCCCGGCTCCCTGGGCACCCGGCCTGGCTCTACCCAGCCCCAACCTCTGCTGGCACCGCCTCTGGGCGAGTTCCCTTTGGAGGCAGACgtgacccacagccccagccGCTCCCCACAACAAGGCCGGGCGCTGAAGAGCCGGTGCCTGGCGGTGCCTGGCTCCTTGCTCTCGGCTGCGGCCTCAGCACAGAGACCTGTAACCCAG GAGACGGCTGTTGGGAAGACTGTGACCGGCTCACGGAAACAGGAGCCCATCGCAGACTTTGAGGCGAATCTCCAGGCTGCGTGGCAGAAGCTGGAGCGGCTGTGCCAAGAGGCACAGAG aaagaacaaacatgctgagaaggaaaaacgTTGGGACTCTGAACGAGGCAAAGTGGAAAAGGccaagctgagcctggagaaCTCTACCGAAGAGTGGCAGAAAGGGAACTCTGAGAGTGGCTTGTCCAAGAGGATTAAAGAGAGGGGGATTTCTGGGAGCTCACCATCTTCCCAGAGGAAGCGCAAGTACTCTGACGCGGAGAAAAAATCGATGGGCTTTTCCTCCATTTcggaggaggatgaagagaagGAGGTATTTGAACCACCCACCATGTCCTTTGAGGAGTACCTCACCTACGAccagccccagaaaaagaaaaagaagaaagtggtcAAAGCCTCCGCGTCGGCTGGGGAGGAAGACCAATGGCACAGCGCCCATTTGCTGTGCCACCCCAGTCTCGACAGCTCCTGCGCCAGTCACCAGAGCCCCAGCCGCAAGCGCACAcatgagaaaagggaagagcaggagccaccagaggctcCTAAACCAAAGAGG ATACTTCTAGATGTGGACATCAAGCTCCCAGACATCCCCCTGCTGCCGatccaggccagctgcagccctcttcctgctgctgagtcGGTTACCTGCTCCCAGAAGAAAAGGCGAG CGGTttactcagcagctgaagagacTGAAGGGACTTTCACAGGCCGCCGGCTGCATTCAAAGACGCCGGTGTACTCAGGCCCAAAATCTGCCCGAGTCCCAAAGCCTCCTTCTCAGCCAAGTGTCCCAGTCCTCAGCAACAACACTGACT CGATCTGTGAAGCGGGTGGTGTCCCTGTGCTGGAGCCAGTGTTGGAGAGAGgcctcccagagcagctctgtggcactGAGGAACGTCACCAT GTCCTCATCAAAGAGACGCATCAGCTCTGGCGCAACCGCTGCCTCCAAGATTTCAAGAACGAGGCGCCCAAAGAGTCCGAGTCCTGGCGGGAGATGTACCTCCGCCTTCACAAGGCACGAGAGCAGCGGCTGCTCACGTTAGCCCAGAAGATCGGCTCAGCTCAGGCCAACAAAG GTCGAGCGGCCAAAACTCTGCTTCTGGACTCCCCGCCAAAGGCCCCTCGTGACGTACGGAGGAGGCAAGAGAAGTTTGGGACCGGAGGAGCTCTTCTGCCAGAGAAGACCAA aacaaaaccactcCTGTGCGCATCTCGCGAAAGCCACCCTCGTGTGAGCGAGGAGCCGTCCCATGatgggcccagcaccagcagtggcCGTTCTGTCCCATCTTTGGGTGGGACCACATTCTCCTCCTGGGCTCCTGAGCCCAAGAAACCACCAGTGAAGA aaattgCGCCCTTGATGGCAAAGTCTATGAGAGACTTGAAAAAGAGGTTCTCTAGAAGTTAA
- the LOC141474111 gene encoding elongin-A-like has product MQGVYFYLETAVGKTVTGSRKQEPIADFEANLQAAWQKLERLCQEAQRKNKHAEKEKRWDSERGKVEKAKLSLENSTEEWQKGNSESGLSKRIKERGISGSSPSSQRKRKYSDAEKKSMGFSSISEEDEEKEVFEPPTMSFEEYLTYDQPQKKKKKKVVKASASAGEEDQWHSAHLLCHPSLDSSCASHQSPSRKRTHEKREEQEPPEAPKPKRILLDVDIKLPDIPLLPIQASCSPLPAAESVTCSQKKRRAVYSAAEETEGTFTGRRLHSKTPVYSGPKSARVPKPPSQPSVPVLSNNTDSICEAGGVPVLEPVLERGLPEQLCGTEERHHVLIKETHQLWRNRCLQDFKNEAPKESESWREMYLRLHKAREQRLLTLAQKIGSAQANKGRAAKTLLLDSPPKAPRDVRRRQEKFGTGGALLPEKTKTKPLLCASRESHPRVSEEPSHDGPSTSSGRSVPSLGGTTFSSWAPEPKKPPVKKIAPLMAKSMRDLKKRFSRS; this is encoded by the exons ATGCAGGGGGTTTATTTCTACCTG GAGACGGCTGTTGGGAAGACTGTGACCGGCTCACGGAAACAGGAGCCCATCGCAGACTTTGAGGCGAATCTCCAGGCTGCGTGGCAGAAGCTGGAGCGGCTGTGCCAAGAGGCACAGAG aaagaacaaacatgctgagaaggaaaaacgTTGGGACTCTGAACGAGGCAAAGTGGAAAAGGccaagctgagcctggagaaCTCTACCGAAGAGTGGCAGAAAGGGAACTCTGAGAGTGGCTTGTCCAAGAGGATTAAAGAGAGGGGGATTTCTGGGAGCTCACCATCTTCCCAGAGGAAGCGCAAGTACTCTGACGCGGAGAAAAAATCGATGGGCTTTTCCTCCATTTcggaggaggatgaagagaagGAGGTATTTGAACCACCCACCATGTCCTTTGAGGAGTACCTCACCTACGAccagccccagaaaaagaaaaagaagaaagtggtcAAAGCCTCCGCGTCGGCTGGGGAGGAAGACCAATGGCACAGCGCCCATTTGCTGTGCCACCCCAGTCTCGACAGCTCCTGCGCCAGTCACCAGAGCCCCAGCCGCAAGCGCACAcatgagaaaagggaagagcaggagccaccagaggctcCTAAACCAAAGAGG ATACTTCTAGATGTGGACATCAAGCTCCCAGACATCCCCCTGCTGCCGatccaggccagctgcagccctcttcctgctgctgagtcGGTTACCTGCTCCCAGAAGAAAAGGCGAG CGGTttactcagcagctgaagagacTGAAGGGACTTTCACAGGCCGCCGGCTGCATTCAAAGACGCCGGTGTACTCAGGCCCAAAATCTGCCCGAGTCCCAAAGCCTCCTTCTCAGCCAAGTGTCCCAGTCCTCAGCAACAACACTGACT CGATCTGTGAAGCGGGTGGTGTCCCTGTGCTGGAGCCAGTGTTGGAGAGAGgcctcccagagcagctctgtggcactGAGGAACGTCACCAT GTCCTCATCAAAGAGACGCATCAGCTCTGGCGCAACCGCTGCCTCCAAGATTTCAAGAACGAGGCGCCCAAAGAGTCCGAGTCCTGGCGGGAGATGTACCTCCGCCTTCACAAGGCACGAGAGCAGCGGCTGCTCACGTTAGCCCAGAAGATCGGCTCAGCTCAGGCCAACAAAG GTCGAGCGGCCAAAACTCTGCTTCTGGACTCCCCGCCAAAGGCCCCTCGTGACGTACGGAGGAGGCAAGAGAAGTTTGGGACCGGAGGAGCTCTTCTGCCAGAGAAGACCAA aacaaaaccactcCTGTGCGCATCTCGCGAAAGCCACCCTCGTGTGAGCGAGGAGCCGTCCCATGatgggcccagcaccagcagtggcCGTTCTGTCCCATCTTTGGGTGGGACCACATTCTCCTCCTGGGCTCCTGAGCCCAAGAAACCACCAGTGAAGA aaattgCGCCCTTGATGGCAAAGTCTATGAGAGACTTGAAAAAGAGGTTCTCTAGAAGTTAA